The window TAAATGGAATAGGTAATTTTTCATCATCCGAAGATAATAATGGTATTCTTGGTATAAATACATGTGTATTTTTAAAATCACCACTGGCTATTTTAGCACTTATAACACGACTCTTAAAATCACAACATATTAGTCGCGTACCAATGCATAAACCTTCACAAGGATTTAAATTTCTCAATAACATAATAGGACAATTCTCTTTCAAGGTTAATTTGTAAGGAGGTAGACCAGGAGGGTTCAATGAATGTAAGAAATCCTCAAACTCACTTTGATCACTTCGTTCAACAGTTTCATcaattgcaacaaatgtcttAGCATCTTTAGGAAATTGACCTATAAGTTTATCATTTGACTCATCAACAAAGTcattttttgttgtcaaaataacACAGAAAGTTAAAAAAGTTGTCTTGAAAAGAAGTATGAAAATCaagatatattattttgaataaaagATCTAAAGATTCTTTTTCAATGGTATATGGAATAATGAAACATCTTGGGataattattttgtcattcaTGTTAGTTTTCTCTTGACCATTTCCTATGCGCATCAGATATTCAAAGAAGATGGGATCAGTTTTGGCACGCATATTCTCTGATAATCGAAGTTTTTCAAGTTGGTTCCATATTTGTGAATTCAAAATGCTTTCTCGAATAAAGTCTTCTTTTTTGTCACTTCGAACTACGGACAGAGTTTGTCTAAAATCTCCCCCGAGCACGACAACTTTGGCaccaaataatatatttgaatccattatatcttttaaaagagaattaaatgcttcaatcatattttttttttgccattGATACTTTATCCCATACTATTAATTTTGCATCACGAATCAAAGATGCTAGTGAGCTTTGTTTGCTGATATTACAAGAGAATTTTTCGTCAACATTGACTCGAATCTTAAAGCGCAAATGAACTGTTCTTCCTCCTGGAAGGATTGAAGCAGCAACGCCAGAAGAAGTTGTTGTTAATTCTATAAATCCTTTAGATCTGACAGTTGCTAATAAGGCACGATATAAGAATGTTTTACCACTTTCACCAGGACCGTCTATAAAAAATGCTCCTGGTTTATTTGTTAAGACTCTTTGAAGGATTATATTATATGCCTTTTTTTGTTCTACGTttaatttttgatgtaataataatTCTTCATCATTCACAATGATATTTCTTTCAAAATACACTTCCTTtgcttcttttattatttttgaagacGTGATAGTTTCTGAAACAAGGTTGAATTCATTAATATTGCATCCCATAGAATGTAACACATCATTAATATTGTTTAAGATAGCAAAATGTATATCTTTTTGCATAATGTTTTCTAGATTTTTAAAGTCTTCGAACATTGACTATTTAAATTGTTCCCACAATTCTTTCGGATTGTCAGGTTTACAATATACTAATATTGTAGCAAATAACTCTCGTAAACTATAAGGCATTTGATAGAACGTAGCCTCTAACATACATTGAATCAAACTATTATCACAATGTAATAAGCCTTTTATTTCTACAGATTCTCTGAATATCTTGCAACATACATCATTTACTTTCAGGAGATCATTATATGATTTCGGTGTTTTTTCATTCATTAGTAATAATCGAAGATAATATGTTTCTCCTTCGATTGGATAAGCTGTTACAACACGGCCAATAACTTGGCCCCATATTCGTTCGGTCCACATTTTGTAAGCAAATGACCACACAAAGTATTGTGGAAAATCTTTGTATAACAAATTAAGTTCCTTAGCATTTTTATTTGTTGTGTTCATTATGAAAAATTCTGTCAACATTGTCTTTTTAATCATAGGATTTTTGACGATGCTATTAACGTTGTCAGTTTTTTTAAAAGAGACAAATTGTTGTCCTTCAAGATGTAGTTGACGGAGATAGACACTTGGGCTCATTTCATTAATAGGAAAGGCATATAAACGCCACATAGCTTCTGGCGGTGACACCCATCTAGCAGATTGATATTCTTTTATCTCGTTTAATtcaatatttgtattattttcgtGTATGTGAAACGAAATTTTATCATGTCTTTTACagatgtatttgtatatatatttgacAACTTTAATATCAGAGCAAACTTCAACATTTATATGGCAGTTATATTTGCACAGTAGATAAGGGTTGTAAGCAACAACCCATGAATTATCCAGAAACTATTTTCTAACTTTAACAAGTTTACCCGTATTTCGTCTTCTATAAATTGGGTATGAATTGTTTCCCTTTGTTGTTTCATTAGCAAAATTTTTGGGTACTTAAATTTGCATTCTCCTTTTTTCTTCATACATGAATTTGTGGGATTCAAATGACCATAGGGGTCATGCATCATATGTTTAATAACAAGTTTATATAAGTAAGGATAAACATCAGGAGCAGGCAGTTCAACAGAAACAAATTTTTCATACGCTTCAAGTGTTAGTAACTTATAATCATTAGTAAGTATAATAAGAAAATGAGCATGCAGAAgaccttatttttaaaattctatagTGTACATAAAAGCTGCAACTTTTCCAAATATGTGTCGTTTTAGTATATCTGTCTTCATTTCTTTCACCTTCGCTTTGAACACACGACTAATCAAATCAGGCATATTTTGAGCTTCATCTATTGAAAGTAACTGTTCTTTTATTTCTGGCCAAGAGGGATTGCAAGTCATAGTAAGGAAGATATCAGGTTTTCCAAAATATTGAACTAATGTAATATCATCCATGTAACAACGGCGCATATCTCACGGACCGCCGATAAAACTTGCTGGAAGAAaacattttttcctattttaaaagCTTCTCTTTCACCAAATCTTAATATATCATAAAGTCCTTGTAACATATCAATTCGGAATAAATCTTGATTAAAAGATGCAAATCTAATCTTTGAGTTTCGACCTTTATGAATTCATCAACTGAGTGTTGCTGAAATAATCTACCTGCGTGTAAAACTTCATTTTATTCATCATCTCGCATTGAAGTTTATAGCAGCAGTATTCACGGCAAGAAACAATATTTTTTCCGATTTTCTTTTTGTAGAACATCGGCTTCCATATCAAGCAACCCATCAGTTGAACACATGTTAGATATGCTTGGAAGATGCTCATTTTCATAGTAAggtctttttctttttatcaatttattttcagAAAGTATAACCTTTTGAATACCGCAATGCCATCCATTTTGCCCATACGAAAATAAAAGAGGATATTGCAAAGAATCATAGCaaccataataataattaactaattGACTCTTGTTACTCTGAGTATAAATTTGGATATGGGGTGCAGAATTATTATCATTCATTTCTTCATCTAGCCACAATCCTATCGCTTCAGATACATTGGATAGGTTATATTTTCGTTGATCTAAACTAGATTCACATCTcaatgaaatatgaaaatttgATAATTCAGGAATATGAAGAGaagagattttagaaaaatacaataagaatttatttttaaaatgtccaTTAACTTCACAACAACTATTTGTTTAAGCATACTTGAAGAAGCCATTcgatttagtatttcagtatcatCATAAAAATACAGTTGTAAATTTCTTGGTTGACCATTTGACGGAACCAAATCATTTATGAAGTGATACATTTGCCcttgtactttgaatgtataaaTACCATCATTTCTTTTAGCCAATACTCTGTCATAATTAACTCCAAGTGAGGTGAATGCAAACATGTTATTATAGATTCTGAGGTAAGTACGAAAATGTTCAGATTCTTCAGTATCACcgaagtaaaaaattaataattcattggGCATTTGATATGATGTCAACTTAACTGAACCATTACTACAACAAAATCCTAGTGATTCATATTCAAATCTTTTTGCTTGACAATATTTACAGTTTGGTGTCGCTTTTAAAATACTTGCATTACTGGGCAATTGTTCAAAATTCCAACAACCTACTATTTTTGATCTACAACCTGTGTATATGAATTacaataatttattatatcatttttcataCAACAATTGAAAGCACAAGCAAAATATTGAAAGAAACATACCTTTTTGGCGATAATTGATGTTATCGGATCATTCCGTTCAGTGAAAGCATTTCATGTTGAACctaatgaataatcaattcaattaGCATAAGATCTACTTTGCTAAACTAAAACTAGGACAATATGTCAACGATTACGAACCAATTTCAAATACAGAGAAGTGACCACTTGTAATTTTTGCTTTGGTGAAGCCTTTCATTGCTGTTGAACTTTTTGCGCGAGATGCATGAGCTGTTAAAGGATAAAAATTATAGTCAACACTAACAATCTGTAtgcatataaaaatcataaataacatAATACTCGAATTACAAGGTTGTGAGATATACGACCTTTTTTGGCAACAGAAGATGACTCTCGTACTGTCAAAACTGTTTCTTTAGGTAATGCCACAGTATGTCGTTTAGCGGGAGAATTTGATGTTGAACCTAACAAACAATCAgcttaatataatatatatttttagtgcATAAAATTTAGAAGAGTATTTTAATAATTACGTACCAGTTTCAAAGACAGAGAagtattcaattatattttttcctttgttaaaGCCTGTTGTTGCATTGTTAGTGTCAGAAAGACAGAGAagtattcaattatattttttcctttgttaaaGCCTGTTGTTGCCTTGTTAGTGTCAGATGTATCTGTTGATGTAAGAAAAATATCACATTCAGTATTGAGAATGTATATGTTTCAAAAATCAGAAACAGTGTAATACTTAGATTACAATTTTTTGAGGTATCTAACCTTTTTGGGTAACTAAAGATGGCTCTCGTATTGTTAGAATTTCGTGTCTACGTGATCTAACATTTATCTGAGGGCGTAATGCTTCATCGGCGAGTGTAGCTGGCAGAGATGTATTTATTGATTCAAGTTTTTGTGTGCGTCGCTGTATAAAAGCTGCTCTTTTTTGTTGGGCGACAACTGCGTATATCGTTCACGTCGTCTCGAGTTGATTTTAGAAGCTCTCTCCGTAGAGCAGTTGTGTTTCTTTTTTGGGAGGAACAAGTTTGCACCAAAGACTCTTTATTTACAGTCATCTGTGTTGTCAACAGTGTAAACAGAACTGACTGTGCAACAAGGAAATGCATCTTATGGGCACATTAACCATTCCCAGAAAACATTACAGAAGAATGAAGCAAATTAGAAGGTACAAGAATTAGAGCATTCTTAAAACCGTATAATCTTCCagtatatgattaaaaaaaaaagcaatcaCAGCTGCAGTAAGTATTCGTCAAATTTGTTATGCCTTTCCATGTAAATTCATCAAAAACTTCTCAAGTTCAAAAGGGCATTTGATATAATAGATAGAACAGATCAACAATGCAACATTTTTAATGTATCCTATACAGAAATGCACACAGGTGACTTATGCATTAAGTTTTCACTACAGTTGTACCTCCACTGTTTTAAGCACCATCTTTACATTAACCTTAAAAAGCGATAATTTCGTTCAAAAATTCTTATGTAACAGAGTTTTCAGTTGATCTGATAGCATCGTTGGTCGGAGTTATGTTTTAAAGGTAAAATGTAATTCATAATaaagaatttaatatcagattcATACAAAGAAGCTGATGTCAAAATCAGCAACCAGACTAAATGAATGCTAGTCACAACTCCTTTCACAATATAAGAGAAAACAAATAAGATTATGTATTTATCCAGAGAGTAGCAACTGATACAGCAATGCAAAGGGAACGTAAATTGCCGCATCAATTACATCTACTAATAGCTATGAAAAATACAGTTGATTATGCCCGAAGAAAAATCTAATATCTGGATAGTATTAGACTAAAGTTATCACCACTGTAGCCCAAACGGAATCAGTTACATGAGATCATTATATACACAGCTGGCCGCCTTAAAGTTTGCGTGTAGTTTTAAATATGAAGAAGGTTTACTGGAAGCAAGTGGAATTCAATATAAGAATCAAATTCTGATTCAGGAATGGGCAGCAAATCGAAATTGTGTCTCGCTCATAAAGAGTAATGGCAGGGATAGTTATTTCCAACTAATTCTTAGTATAACAGACTACAAATACAGCTCATTCTCCTTCACTTAGTTTGCCGGAACATCACCTAAAAAGATTTACTTGTATTTTCCTCTATCTATACTAATTTCTAGCAAAACTCACACCACTAAAGTGAAAAATTCATTAGCCTCAAACTTATATCAAGTACTATTTATTTCAAATgtttcactacaaaaaaaaattcaaataacatgTCAGGTAAGTTTCTTTATGCGGCTCACTTGTTCGTAAAAATGCCACTTAACTAATCAATTGAAATTTCTGTGAATCCTCGGCTatgtttagttttttagttttgataGAATTGAAATTTAGCAAACCCATTCAATGGAACTTCAAAAGTAAAGGAAACAATCAGCCAAATTAACGCAAAAAATGTAATAAAAgttcttttttaatttcaagaATGTTCCAGCATGGTCCAACGAAATTATAAGAacgaaaaattgaatcttttttaaatttaaagaaagaaCACGAATGAAGAAAACTTACACTATTTGAATTGAAGATTTGACGACAACACTAAGATTAACTTGGAGTTTTCATAAACAGTTGGAGAGCAAAGCTAAGAAATGCagataaatggaagaaaaaagatGTGGAAGAAATTAGAAAAGCATACCCGTGAACTTTGTATTAATTTTACGACTGTATAGGAAAAGGGGCTGGCAAGTGGAGTTTGCAACACGTAGGCTACTATGATGAGATGACCAATTTGCCTTTACCGTTAAATGATGGAAATGCCCCTTGGAAGCTGGGAGGACAACCTCCACCTACCTACTTGATGCCACTTCTATATATAAGAGATGCGGGAGCCCATGCAAGCACAGACCCAATGATATTGCAAAGGGAGACGTCGTATATTAAAACTATTAGCAGTATTAACATGTACTATTTGTACATTAAACTGTGATTGTTACATCAAAACGTTATTGTTACATCAAAATGTAAAAACAAACTATTACCATGTACGTTTCAGACATTGAGGTGTattacataaaaacacaaaaacttTGTTTAGGCAGCTTGATTTTGTGATGTTGGTATAACCAAGCAAAATTTCTTTgtatataccataccatatgATGAAGCTAGTAGAGGCCACGAAAACGTAGTTGTAGTCAGCTATCACAGAAAGTTCAGAGAATCGACAAGTTGCAGTTAAGAGGAGGAAGATGAAATTACTAATATATAGAAGTGCCATCAAGTAGAATGCAATAAAAGGAGAGGATGGATGTTATACTTACCTGCTGAGATTGAGATGTTGTCAATGCTGGATACAAAATGTCAATTTTCTACAGCTatacatattttgaaaagatttcaCTTGGGTAGAATAGTTGATAGTAGTacaatttttttgtaatgtataTGTTATAGTTGTTGAGCTTATAacattcataatatttaattgtTGCGAATACaatttataacaacaacaacaacaacaaacccagtgtattcccacctagtggggtctgggggggtaagatgtacgcagtccatacctctacctctaaagaagtagaaaggttgtttccgatagacccccggctcaaggcacgagataccacacaaacacatagtaaagcacagaagcagattacataacataaatacggcacccataagtaatataaaacagaggaaagcagaggaaagcacacagattcgtaataaaacatggaacacggaacacggaatcataacaggaataaaacccccaccaagtacttccctacactagcgacccaaactggccctagccctctgccctaattcgcgtcctccagaccttcctatctagggtcatgtcctcggtgagctgtaactgctccatgtcccgcctaatccccagtacttcttcggcctacccctaccccgcctaaaatcatccaacgctagcctctcacacctacggaccggggcatccatgcccctcctcttcacgcgtccgaaccatctcaattggGCTTTCCGCATCTTGCattccactgaagtcacaccaaccttctcccggatagtctcattccgcactctatcccctctagtcagcccacacatccagcgcaacatccgcatttctgtcaccttcattttttggatgtgggagttcttaactggccaacactccgctccatacaacaaggctggacggactaccaccctgtagaatttgcctttaagcttgggcggcaccttcttatcacacagcacccccgacgcgagcttccacttcatccatctcaccccaatacggtgcgagacatcctcgtcaatctcaccgttactctggatcacggacccaagatacttgaaattatccctcttacatacctcctgtgcttccagcttcactactacctcattctcccgcctcacgtcattaaacttgcattccacatactctgtcttacttctgctcaccctgaaccctttagactcaagagtttgcctccacacctctaatttgtcattcacaccccctccagtctcatctatcagaactacatcgtctgcaaaaagcatataccacggcacctccccttgaatatgccgcgtcaacacatccatcaccaatgcaaacaaaaagggacttagagtagatccctgatgcaatcctgtcaggtgTGCATATAATTAAGTGAACAGTAACCCCATAGTGGATAATATATGAAGATTGAAACTTTTGTGCAGTAATCCCAATATGAATCAGGGGTTAAATAACTATAGCAAACAAACCTTAAATAAAGTTGATAACTAAAGAATATGTTGTAAATTTGGTTCAAGAAAAGATTGAAACAATTATAGTTGTGTCTATGAGCTGataaaagaaaagattgaaaCAGTCACTGTTGCGCCTACAAACTGATAAGTACCTCGTGAATTTAATAGAGATGCGAAAACTAACTACAAAACAATCATGTGTTCTTTCAATGAAAATGTTCAACGGTGAGAAGGCTAACATTGTAAAAACATAAGTGTTAAGATCTATTATAGTTAAGCCTATTTATAAATTCATAAGTGCAGGAATTTAGATATACAGAACAAGGTAGGCATAATTAAGGCATATAATAGCTAGCCCACAGTAGCAAATTAAATTTGAAAGTATCGGTACCTTCATTTGTTTTCCGCTGGGGTGGGTGGGTCGATTTTCTGCCTCTTACCTATCTACTCGGGAGAAAATGGAGTTTCAGTGAAGGAGGTGATAGCGAGCATACCAGCTTTTTGATCAGGAAATCTGAATAATGGCTTTTGTAGTTGGAGCGTAAATAATTTATGAGCGAGCAGCTGGTTAATACGGGCGATACAGAGCGGTTTTTGCTAAATAGGAAAAAAAACACACCACGGTAAATCAAACTTTGTCTAATGTAGGGGTTTTATTTACCGAGAGAACCAAATTTTAAGGAAATGAGTTTTTTCTGTTGTTAATTGTATGTATATGTGTACCTGTACAGCAACCTATTCATATATTTGTTCGTTCGGAGGTTAAGGACAACATTCTTTCACCCAGCGTTTCTGAGATCATCACCGTAATTATATCGCTAGCATCCATGATGTTAACCTCGAAGTAGCACCTGTAATTAACATAGGAGTGTAAATGAAGTGAACAATCTGAAAATATTCAGTAATAGTTTCGAAGATCCTTTTTTTCGACAAAACAGTGAATAAAATATGTACTATACTTGGAGATGAAATGTAGAAGTTGTCTGTCTATTTTCAGTCTGCATGTACTGTACTTGGAGATGAAATGTAGAAGTGGTcgataaatagtatatttttccattGAAGGAGGTTCGATCGAACTCCTGAATATATTGTATCTAGATTTTCTTGAGTTCGACACTTCTAAGGAGTCATTGGTCTATGTATATACCTTAGTAGGTTTtttaaaccaaaacaaaagaaacCTTGACAATTTCATTAACTATAGTGCATACCTTATGTCCCTAGAAATAATAAAGACGCTAATATCTGTAGTGgttcttatttttgtaatttggaGCTAAATCTTCTTGACTTTCATACATTTTTATGGATAAAGTCAATAAAGAAGTTATATTTCATCTAActatgaaatacaaataaaaaggaaaaagcaaaaacttaaaacaaatatatattttttcatgttttaaacttaattaatatttatatgttACTATTACCAGCCCAAAATAATATTTTGTCGCTGCATTattttctaaatcatgagtagtgGGAAGAATAAACAGAACCCTAGTTTCTATGGTGAATAAGTTGCAATTACTTAAATTGTTTCTCTAAAGGCATGGACACCTAAGGACATAAAGGAAAAGTTAAACGTTGACCTCCCCAAAGTTCATTGTAATGTCTCCACCCATTACACCAACATATATCCATACTAATACTTACTGATAATATGAGCTGAGAAGGAGAGACAGTTATACATTCTTAGGCTCTACATTATTGTGGCAAATCAATTTAGGGCAGGAAATATTATCAACTTTACTTTTGATTTTCTCATAAGGTTTAGCTGTCAGGAACTTTCTTTTGATTACAATGTGagtcatatttttcaaattttgccAAAGCTTCCTAATTGCACAGTTTTTTCTAATCATCGAGCAAGCGAGGTTAAGGATAGTCATACTGAAGATGTTCTGTGTTATAATCATAATGCCCAGAATCTTCAAAAAATACCAACGGGTGTGTGTCGAATTTAGCTAAGCTAGTGCATctttggagaatccgacatggGCACGGCATAAAAAATGAAGAGTCCGCAACTAATGTATTTTTCTACTAAAACAATATGAATAACACATGTCAAGCAGAATTAAACACTATTAAGTTAGAAAATTTCTCATTTTGCTAACTCAAAAGATTAGATTGAAATGTCATTTTGCCTTTTTGTTTTGTCGAGATAAAGAAGCTGTGTTTGGTAACTATTCTACTGTCACTATTTCAAAACATAGTCACGTCAATCGATTTTGCGGAATTATAGTATATATGTAAACCTTACCTTTATCTCGTTGAGATAAAGAGGTCATCTCGAGAAAGTGCTAAGCTTTCCTTATTTGAGATCAGCAGAAAGAAAATTCAGAAATTACAAAACCAGGACAGCAAGAACATTTTTCAAGTTTTACCATAGATGATAGAAAAAAGAAAGTGCGCTGTAGAATCTAGATATAATATAGTTGTAATAGTTACTTGGGAACTAATTGTCGTTCTAGCTTACAATTGAAACAGGGAaccattttttgagtttttgggtgCACGAACTGGCTGCAATGTGAGCATGCAAGCAGATAAAATGATTGAGGACGGTCAGGGAGCGATAATGTGGCTTCTATGGGGAAACTTTGTACCTGCAGTGTTAATGTAGAGTAATGTTAAAAGCTTCTTCGACATCACGAGTTGTACTCTGTGATACAGGTTTACTTTGATGAGAATATAATTACTACATATATACATTCTAGGATAGACTAATCGTAGATAACATCTGTGGAATTGTAGATATAGCTAGCACTTGATCTTCAATTGGTGCAAGATTTAGTGAAGATGATGACGCTGATGAGCTTCTTAAAGTGTAAGACAACAACATTTGTTCGTTGTGCTTCACGCTGGGAAAAGTTAAATGAAacagtaaaaatatattttttctttgtcgtACAAATAGGTAGCATATTAGTGTATACTAGTTTGTCAATGCAGTAGCTTGCACATACTGAGGATTTATTAAGATTGTCGATTGATATCTTGTTGCTAGTCTTAGAGCTACGTACGTGAAAGAAAGCTTTTTAAATTCAATATAGAGGagggaaaagtaaaaaaaaaagagttgtagaAGATGGGCTAATGAATAGACCAATGCGAAATTCAGTAACACCTATGCGTCTGGCAAGAATGACAAGGTATTCATGCAGATGGTGGGAGTAATGTAGCTCCTTCGTTGTTGGCTAGATCACCCCATATAGTAAAAAGGAAAGGTTTCTTGCTGGTCGTAGTAGTAGATACAAAAATTATTATAGTCCAACCATATTTTAACAACGAAATAAAATGCTTGCTGAAGTTGTTATTGGTACGTAACTCACCTCTGGTCTATAACGATCGCTTCCCGAAAGTGTTTGCTTTGGTCAGTTGTATATTGGATGGCACTACAATTAACTACCACCGCCAATAAGTCTGTTAAGATTAACATGttaataattaatttgattagTAGGTGCTAGTTAGTTGACGGGAAAAGAGGCTAGAATGTAAGATGGATGTTTACCAAATTCGACACCTGGACGTTGCTCTTCAATAGCTGAGAAAGGGAGTGTATCCAAttttattgaagaagaaaaaggtgccTCAGATCCATTGTTGTTGGTAACCTCTTTGACAATTGTGTATCTGTCCGCCACCCATTCGTATGTAGCCGCTCGTATTGAATAACTGTGGGGCTCTCTGACTTTCGCATATGACACCAAATATGTCTCAAAAAGGCCAAACAAATTCTCATACTTCGAAATGTCATCACCGTAGAGTATTTTAGAAACCTGGTGTTCCTGTAGTCAAGTAAAAGAGAACAAATTTTACATGTGTTGGAACAATTTATGTAACAAGTTCTTAAGAGTTCAAAGCAGATGTGGAGAGGCAAGCTTACACTTTCATCCTGCACAATTATTGTTTGGAAATGCACGGATGAGTCATTGTTTTTGCGAGGCCAAAACTTGTCTACTACCTGTATTTTACACGTCCATTCTGTAGTTTCTGGTGTGATTGCGTTTACAGGGAGCCTATGATCCATTGTGTTGGCCTCTGTTTCATTATTGCAGGGAAGGTGTCTATGGAACGTAGACATATGAGATACTAAATTAATAGACGAAGTAATAATGAAATATTTGCAAGCAAAAATAAGCCGCAGATTTTCGTGATAACAATGTTTTATGACAATAGTGATCGACCAAAAACAAGAACTTGGTGGGAAATGTATACTCTAGGAAAGCTTTTTTCGTAAAGATTTCTAAACTCTTTCTCTAAAGACAACAGAATTGTAAAATTGTTAAAATTAATAGAACTTAGTCATAGCTTTATGGACGGAAACATTCACACAATAGTTACctcataaacttgaaatcatGCAAAAGTAGTGAAGCTTATTCTGAATTATCAACAAAGAACAACACAGTAAAGGAGACCCAATCAATCAGCTCCAACAAATCAGTCAGGAAAATCTACCAAGAAATTGCTCAATTTACTAATCCATCAATAAGAAGACTTGAACTTTACTTTCAGATTCATAAAACAATTATTCCCATCACTCGTTCAATCTCCACCACTCTAAAAAAGACACAAAAAGCTTACAGTAAAGGGCCTAACTTCTGCTTGACTAACACAAAGAATCACCCctgcttttttctttttggaaaaaattcTTGCAGATATTAAATAAGCGAAGAAATACCAAAAGAAAATGTTTTGAAAACCCCAACTATTACAAACCAACTCAAAAGTCACTACACTCTCCATTTCAATCATAGTCGGTGTAAATTACATACAGAAAATTACAAAGACCAACCATCAATTCATAGTTGCTCTTTTTCATTTTCGATCTTCTTCGCATAATAGAAATTACAAAGCTAACATCAAATTAAACTTTCGAAgttgaaataaaagttgaaatatggagaagaaaagcaagaaaaatttcaaagttgaaagaaaaattgaaaccTTAAAATTGCTAACAAC of the Capsicum annuum cultivar UCD-10X-F1 chromosome 11, UCD10Xv1.1, whole genome shotgun sequence genome contains:
- the LOC107863040 gene encoding uncharacterized protein LOC107863040 — its product is MSTFHRHLPCNNETEANTMDHRLPVNAITPETTEWTCKIQVVDKFWPRKNNDSSVHFQTIIVQDESEHQVSKILYGDDISKYENLFGLFETYLVSYAKVREPHSYSIRAATYEWVADRYTIVKEVTNNNGSEAPFSSSIKLDTLPFSAIEEQRPGVEFDLLAVVVNCSAIQYTTDQSKHFREAIVIDQRCYFEVNIMDASDIITVMISETLGERMLSLTSERTNI